The Stigmatella ashevillena genomic sequence ACTCCTCAAGAAGGGCAGGACGACACCCCACGCATACCGTGAGCCGCCCCGCCCTCCGTCATCCGAGTGCGCCAATCCATCATCGAATCGCGCCAAGGAGCGCCTGGCTTCGAAACAGGCTGCCGTGAGTCAGCGCGGGCGCTGCACGAACGCGGCGAGCTTGGCGAGCGTCTGCTGGCCGAGTTCCACCGCTCCGAACGCCTTCACCCGCTGGCATTCCTGCACGGAGGGGAAGACGGAGTGCATGGTGAGCCGGGTCTTCTGGCCCTGTGCCTCGAAGGTCACGGTGACTTCGAATGCCTCCGGGTCATCGTCCACGTCCGAGCCATGCCGGTAGACCAGGCGTTCGGGACGAACCACCTCCCGGTAGGTGATTCGATCCGGGAACTTCGTCCCGTCAGGCCCCGTGAGCAGGAAACGCAATGTGCCCCCTGCCTTCACCTCCATCTGGTGCACCTGGGTGGAATAGCCATCCGGGCCCCACCATTGCGCCACGTGGGCGGGATCCGTCCACGCGTCGAATACCAGTTCGCGCGGGGCATCCAGCACGCGAGAGAGAATGATTTCCCGATCGGCGGTGGAACTCGGGCTGGGAGAAACAGGCATCGGGTGGCGCTCCTCAAGGGGTAGGGGGGTGGGGATCATCGTCGACGTCCTTTCTTCGCTTCGTCGGACTGCTTCTGATTTGCCTGCAAGGTCTTGAGATACGACTCCAGCCGATCGAGCCGTTGCTCCCAGTGCTCGCGGTATTGGCCGACCCAATCGGAGACCTCGCGCAGCGGCGTCGCCGCCAGCGTGCACGGCCGCCACTGCGCCTCCCTGCTCCGGGTAATCAGCCCCGCCCGCTCCAACACCTTGAGGTGCTTGGTCACCGCCGGGAGGCTGATGTCGAAGGGAGCCGCCAGCTCGGTGACTGCGGCCTCGCCTTTCGACAACCGCGCGAGGATTGCCCGCCGGGTCGGGTCGGCAAGCGCAGCGAAGGTCCGTGACAAGGTGTCGGTCTGCATCGGTATTTAACCCATCGTATAAATAACCAGTGGGTTAAATGCAAGTCCTTGAGCAAGCCGTGTCTGCCGAAAACATTTAATTCAAGTAAAAACAATTTTATTGGTCATTGCTGCCAAACATGAATTCTGCTAAAGGCACTCGTCTTTCCCTATCCCTGAAAAAGGATGGCGTCATGCACCGCGTCAAACCGGATGAATTGCTCCTTGCCGTTCACCCCCGCCGGAAACGTGCCCTGGGACTTGCCGTCACCGTCCTCGTGGCCGGCGCCAGTTGTGCGGAAGCCCCTGAGCCCGGGCAACCCGTGGCCCCCGATGTCCAGCAAGCCGCGCTCGCGGCGAGCACGCTGACGGTCACCCTGAAGACCTGGTCGGGCCACTACCTGGTCGCCGACAAGGGGGGCGGGGCCGACTTGATGGCCTACAGCACCCAGGCGCAGGACTGGGAGACCTTCACGCTCACGGATGTCAACGGCGGTTCGCTCGTCAGCGGCGACGTGGTGACGCTGCAGAGCATCAGTGGCCAGTGGGGCTCGGCGATCAACGGCGGTGGCGGGGCCATCAAGTTCACGGCACCGGCGCCCCAGGCCTGGGAGCAGTTCAGCGTCGTGAAGCTCGCGGGGAGCGGCGACATCATCAACGGCGACAAGATCGCCCTGAAGACGACGGTCACCGGCCAGTTCGTCTCCGCCGCCAACGCGGGCGGCAGCACCGTGACCGCCGCGGGTGCCACGGCACGTGAGTGGGAGACGCTCACCCTGGGCGTCCTGGCGGGTGGAGGGGGCGGTGGGACCGGTCCGGACTTCGGGCCCAACGTCTTCATCTTCGATCCCTCCATGCCGACGTCGACGATCCAGAGTCGGCTCAACAGCATCTTCGCGCAGCAGGAGAAGAACCACTTCGGCAACGAGCGGTACGCGTACTTCTTCAAGCCGGGCCAGTACAACCTCGACGTCCAGATCGGCTTCTACATGAACGTCTTCGGGCTCGGCCAATCGCCCGACGACGTGACGATCACCGGTGCGGTCCGCACCAAGGCAGACTGGTTTCAGGGCAACGCCACCCAGAACTTCTGGCGCGGCACGGAGAACCTCTCCGTCGTCCCGACGCTGGACTCCAATAAGATGGTGTGGGCCGTCTCCCAGGCGACCACGATGCGCCGCGTCCACGTGAAGGGCTCCATCAACCTCTGGGACAGCGCCTGGAGCAACGCCTGGTCCAGCGGCGGGTTCATCGCGGACTCCAAGATCGACAACGTCATCAACTCTGGAACCCAGCAGCAATTCCTCACCCGGAACACCAGCCTGAACAACTGGCAGGGCCAGAACTGGAACATGGTCTTCGTGGGGGATGAGCAGGCTCCGTCGGGCACCTGGCCGAATCAGGTCTACACGGTCGTCGACACCACGCCGGTCATCCGGGAGAAGCCCTACCTCTTCATCGACAGTGCCGGTAACTACGCCGTCAAGGTCCCCTCCCTGCGCACCAACAGCAAGGGGCGGACGTGGGCCAACGGCATCACCCCCGGAGCGGTCCTGAGCATCGACCAGTTCCACATCGCCCGCTCGGACCGGGACACGGCCTCCACGCTCAACGCCGCACTCAGCGCCGGCAAGCATTTGATCTTGACCCCCGGCATCTACCACCTCTCGGGTCCTCTCCAGGTGTCGAACCCGGGGACCATCGTCCTGGGGCTCGGTCTCGCGACGCTCATCCCGGACCAGGGCACCAGCGCGATGAATGTCGCGGACGTCGATGGTGTGACCATCGCGGGAATTCTCTTCGACGCCGGCATCAACAACTCCCCTGTGTTGATCACTCTGGGGAACGCGGCGAACGCTGTCAGCCACGCCGCCAACCCCACGGCCCTCTTCGATGTGTCCTGCCGCGTGGGTGGAGCGGCGGTGGGCAACGCGACGAGCTGCCTCACCGTCAACAGCAACGACGTGCTGCTCGACAACATCTGGCTGTGGCGCGCTGACCACGGCAGCGGTGTGGGCTGGGACGTGAACAAGGGCATCAACGGCATCACCGTCAACGGCAACAACGTGTCCGCCTATGGCCTCTTCGTCGAGCACTTCGAGGGTTATCAGACCCTCTGGAATGGCAACGGGGGCCGCGTCTACTTCTACCAGTCCGAGATTCCCTACGACGTTCCCAACCAGAGCCGGTGGACGCATGACGGCGTGCGCGGCTACGCGTCGTACAAGGTCGCCAACTCCGTGACGAGCCATGACGCGCGCGGCCTCGGCATCTACTCCGTCTTCTGGAACCCCGTCATCCTGGAGAACGCCATCGAGACGCCGTCTAACTCCGGCGTGAAGTTCCAGCACATGATCACGGTGTTCCTGGGCAGCACCGCAGGGGCCGCAATCAACCACATCATCAATGGCACCGGAAACGCGGTCACCAACCAGAACATGGTGGCGAAGTCGTCCTACTGATCCACCGAAGTGTTGTTGAAGAGACACGGCCCAGGGCGCGAGGAGATGCGCGCTCTGGGCCGTTTTCGTTATCGTGTTGAAAGGAGGGACATCGCATGTCTCCCACTGTCACGATAACGGACCACGGCTGTCTGGCGCGGGGCAGCCCCAATCCCTTTCGCGGGCTCATGCTCCTGGCGGGACTGCTGCTGGTGGGCTGTGCCAATTCCAAGCCCTTGGGGGCCCCCGGCCACCCCGGCGCCCCTGCCCTCTGGACCCCCGCGAACAAGGCAGGCTTTGGCACCGCGCGCAGCTGGACGCACGCCCAATTCGTGCGTCTGGCCTGGTCCATCCACGTGGGCTACCCCATCGAGCAGCCCACCGTGGTGGCCTGCCGCTACACGGGCATCTGCCAGCGATAGCCGCGACGAATGCCCTACATCCTTGAGCGAGCGGGCTTCTTCTTCGCCGCAGAGGCCCTGCGAACCGCCTGCTCTTTCTTGGCCGCGGTCCGCAGGGCCGCCTCCACGGCACGGCGGGCCCAGGGCAGAAGCGCATAGGCATCGTCGACTGCCTCCGCAGGCGGCGTCCAATAGGACATGGTGATGGGCGCCCTTCCCCTTCCCGCGTCGTAGACGAAAGGCACGCCCCCCGCAGCCTCGAAGGCGGGCCGGGAGAGTTCATCCGTTTTGAGGAAGAGCTGGCCGCTGATGATGAGCCCCATCATCACCCCCTCGCTGTAAAGCCCCCATCCGCCGAACATGGCACGTGCCCGAACGGGGCCCAGCGGTTCCAGCAGCTCCAGCGTGTACTCCACGAAGCGATCCATGTACCAAGGATACCCCTACCTCCAAGGTAGTGCACGCATGGATGCCCTTCACTCCTCTTGAGGGGGGGCGAGGGGTTTGCCCCCGAGGGAGAGGTCGCCCCCCGTGACAGCACGGCCACAGGCCTGGCATGCCAGGAACGCGTGAAGGCGCTCTCCACAGTCGTGCTCGAAGGCACCTCCGGCGCGCGGCCCCGCCGGTACCCACCGCTGGCCCCATTGCAACAGGGTGAGCAACGTAGGCGCCAGCTCCACGCCCGCCTCGGTGAGGTGGTACTCACTGCGCTGAGGCCGCTCGGAGTAGAGCACCCGGCGCAGGACGCCACCGTCCGACAGCTTGCGCAGGCGCGCGGTGAGCACGTCCCGAGGCGCCCCCGTGTTGTGGGCGATGCCCTCGAAGCGGCGCACCCCGTAGAAGACCTCGCGGAGGATAAGCAGGGACCACTTCTCCCCTACCACCTCCAATGCGGAAGCCAGGGAACACACCCGCGGGGCCACGTCCTGCTTTGACATGCCCTCATCCTAATTTATCGGTTGGAAAAACAAACCCACGTGCTAGGGTGCAGCCAGTTTGAATTACCAACTGACTGAACCGGTGCCCTTCTCGGGACGCATCGGCTCGAGCGAGGGGAAGCTTCCGATGCAGATTGCCGCGCAGGTGCTGGTGGGGCTGGTCGCCGCCATCCACGTCTACATTCTGGTGCTGGAGGCGTTCCTCTGGAACAAACCCCTGGGAAGAAAAGTTTTCAAGACCGAAGCGGAGTTCGCCGCCAAGTCCGCGACGCTCGCCGCCAACCAGGGGCTGTACAACGGCTTCCTCGCCGCCGGACTGGTGTGGGGCCTCGTGGCCAGCGATCCCATTGGCTTTCAGGTCAAGCTCTTCTTCCTCGCCTGCGTCGCCGTGGCCGGCGTCGTCGGGGCCCTCACGGTCAGCTCGCGCATCTTCTTCGTGCAGACCGTGCCCGCGCTCAT encodes the following:
- a CDS encoding TfoX/Sxy family protein, which gives rise to MDRFVEYTLELLEPLGPVRARAMFGGWGLYSEGVMMGLIISGQLFLKTDELSRPAFEAAGGVPFVYDAGRGRAPITMSYWTPPAEAVDDAYALLPWARRAVEAALRTAAKKEQAVRRASAAKKKPARSRM
- a CDS encoding DUF1304 domain-containing protein gives rise to the protein MNYQLTEPVPFSGRIGSSEGKLPMQIAAQVLVGLVAAIHVYILVLEAFLWNKPLGRKVFKTEAEFAAKSATLAANQGLYNGFLAAGLVWGLVASDPIGFQVKLFFLACVAVAGVVGALTVSSRIFFVQTVPALIAGTLVLLAH
- a CDS encoding winged helix-turn-helix transcriptional regulator codes for the protein MSKQDVAPRVCSLASALEVVGEKWSLLILREVFYGVRRFEGIAHNTGAPRDVLTARLRKLSDGGVLRRVLYSERPQRSEYHLTEAGVELAPTLLTLLQWGQRWVPAGPRAGGAFEHDCGERLHAFLACQACGRAVTGGDLSLGGKPLAPPQEE
- a CDS encoding ArsR/SmtB family transcription factor encodes the protein MQTDTLSRTFAALADPTRRAILARLSKGEAAVTELAAPFDISLPAVTKHLKVLERAGLITRSREAQWRPCTLAATPLREVSDWVGQYREHWEQRLDRLESYLKTLQANQKQSDEAKKGRRR
- a CDS encoding SRPBCC family protein — its product is MPVSPSPSSTADREIILSRVLDAPRELVFDAWTDPAHVAQWWGPDGYSTQVHQMEVKAGGTLRFLLTGPDGTKFPDRITYREVVRPERLVYRHGSDVDDDPEAFEVTVTFEAQGQKTRLTMHSVFPSVQECQRVKAFGAVELGQQTLAKLAAFVQRPR